A part of Lycium barbarum isolate Lr01 unplaced genomic scaffold, ASM1917538v2 unchr_scaffold_53, whole genome shotgun sequence genomic DNA contains:
- the LOC132625730 gene encoding protein REDOX 2-like — protein MHVAWRQEKMLEFCREKEILVSAWSPLGANGIPVRGNHAVMQSPVLKDIAIHKQKSIAQVALRWVYEQGVSVLVKSFNKDRMKENLQILDWELSNEEIARIQEIPQCRGFKAEVFVHPDGPYKSIEEFWDGEL, from the exons ATGCATGTTGCATGGAGGCAAGAAAAGATGTTAGAGTTTTGCAGGGAAAAGGAAATACTTGTAAGTGCATGGTCTCCACTTGGAGCTAATGGGATACCTGTCCGGGGCAATCATGCTGTAATGCAAAGCCCTGTTCTAAAAGACATTGCTATTCATAAACAAAAGAGCATTGCACAG GTTGCATTGAGGTGGGTATATGAGCAAGGAGTTAGTGTATTAGTGAAGAGTTTTAACAAGGATAGGATGAAAGAGAACCTTCAAATTTTGGATTGGGAACTAAGCAATGAAGAAATCGCGCGGATACAAGAAATTCCTCAATGCAGGGGATTCAAAGCTGAGGTTTTTGTTCATCCAGACGGACCATACAAATCAATAGAGGAATTCTGGGATGGCGAACTATAA